A single genomic interval of Paracoccus liaowanqingii harbors:
- a CDS encoding Flp family type IVb pilin: MKNRLVRLVRNESGATAIEYGLIAGLVAVVLVTALALMGDSLNDTFTAITGSMPTTMP, translated from the coding sequence ATGAAAAATCGTCTCGTTCGTCTTGTCAGGAATGAATCCGGCGCCACTGCTATCGAATACGGTTTGATCGCGGGCCTCGTTGCGGTCGTCCTCGTCACTGCCCTGGCGCTTATGGGAGATTCACTGAACGATACGTTCACTGCAATTACCGGCTCAATGCCGACAACCATGCCGTAA